Proteins encoded in a region of the Mucispirillum schaedleri ASF457 genome:
- a CDS encoding type I restriction-modification system subunit M — protein sequence MITQQELNTLLWNAANSARGIVDASIFKDYSLAMLFNKYLSDMYKAELNELIKQYGDNPARLEMKKKNMRFHIPDGASFDDVFKQISQDNLGEIINKALHAIEEANGDHLKDIFTVDFNSQSILGQADQRNNMLRNLLRDFAKIDLQDVGKTDLLGNAYMYLLKQFASDAGKKAGEFFTPETVSRLLAKLAMPKTGDRICDPTCGSGSLLLMVGEEVGNDDFSLNGQEKVGSTYNLARMNMFIHHKENAEIKWGDTLNNPLLKDEDGLMKFEVVVANPPFSLDKWGYDNLEDDAYNRFHRGMPPKSKGDYAFISHMVEVAKDKQGRVAVIVPHGVLFRGASEAAIRKAFIEENILDAVIGLPSGLFQTTGIPVAILIFDKSRQQGGVNEARKDILFIDASNEFIQNKTQNELSDEIINKIFTTYKERKEIEKYSHIASYEEVKENEYNLNIPRYVDTFEEEEQVDMKEVASKIESLEKELEAVKKEMQKHLQNLGL from the coding sequence ATGATAACACAACAAGAACTTAATACATTATTATGGAATGCAGCAAACTCTGCCCGTGGAATAGTAGATGCAAGTATATTTAAAGATTATTCTTTAGCTATGCTTTTTAATAAATATTTAAGTGATATGTATAAGGCAGAACTTAATGAGCTTATAAAACAATATGGAGATAACCCTGCAAGGCTTGAAATGAAAAAGAAAAATATGCGGTTTCATATACCAGATGGTGCATCTTTTGATGATGTATTTAAGCAGATTTCACAAGATAACCTTGGGGAGATAATAAACAAAGCCTTACATGCTATAGAAGAAGCCAATGGAGACCATTTAAAAGATATTTTTACAGTTGATTTTAATAGCCAATCAATACTAGGGCAAGCAGACCAAAGAAACAACATGCTTCGCAACCTTTTAAGAGATTTTGCAAAGATAGATTTGCAAGATGTAGGCAAAACAGACTTATTAGGTAATGCCTATATGTATCTTTTAAAACAGTTTGCAAGCGATGCAGGCAAAAAAGCTGGGGAATTTTTTACCCCAGAAACTGTATCCCGCCTTTTAGCAAAACTTGCTATGCCAAAAACAGGAGATAGAATATGCGACCCTACATGTGGCTCTGGCTCATTACTTTTAATGGTGGGGGAAGAAGTTGGCAATGATGATTTTTCATTAAACGGGCAAGAAAAAGTAGGCAGCACCTACAACCTTGCAAGAATGAATATGTTTATACACCACAAAGAAAATGCAGAAATAAAATGGGGAGATACACTTAATAACCCACTTTTAAAAGATGAAGATGGCTTAATGAAGTTTGAAGTGGTAGTTGCTAACCCACCCTTTTCTCTTGATAAATGGGGCTATGATAATTTAGAAGATGATGCATATAACCGCTTTCATCGTGGTATGCCACCTAAAAGCAAGGGCGACTATGCTTTTATTAGCCATATGGTAGAAGTAGCAAAAGATAAGCAAGGCAGAGTGGCGGTTATTGTGCCACATGGTGTGCTTTTTAGGGGAGCAAGCGAAGCAGCTATCCGCAAAGCATTTATAGAAGAAAATATACTTGATGCAGTTATAGGCTTACCTAGCGGGCTTTTTCAAACTACAGGCATACCTGTTGCCATATTAATATTTGATAAAAGTAGGCAACAAGGGGGAGTAAACGAAGCAAGGAAAGATATTTTATTTATAGATGCATCAAATGAGTTTATACAAAATAAAACTCAAAATGAACTAAGCGATGAAATAATAAATAAAATCTTTACTACCTATAAAGAGCGAAAAGAGATAGAAAAATATAGCCATATTGCAAGCTATGAAGAAGTAAAAGAAAATGAATATAACTTAAATATTCCCCGCTATGTAGATACTTTTGAAGAAGAAGAACAAGTGGATATGAAAGAAGTAGCCAGTAAAATAGAAAGTTTAGAAAAAGAGCTAGAAGCAGTAAAAAAAGAAATGCAAAAACATTTACAAAATCTAGGCTTATAA
- a CDS encoding restriction endonuclease subunit S, with protein MKLQIKDFCTIKTGYSFRGQVAADENGTFYLLQAKDINAFGEINYHQCIKISTDNIKRITPLSQGEIVLTARGTFKAAVFESSEQFVTSNAIFILNVDSKICNSDYLAIWLNSPACKKQLDKVTLLSATTPVLPRTALDDLVIDLPSMDKQEEITKLYRLNSKQFILQQEIYNLRKMQLENLMNGALI; from the coding sequence ATGAAGTTACAAATCAAAGATTTTTGCACCATTAAAACTGGTTATAGTTTTAGGGGGCAAGTCGCAGCAGATGAAAATGGCACTTTCTATCTGCTGCAAGCAAAAGATATTAATGCATTTGGGGAAATCAACTACCACCAATGTATTAAAATATCTACTGATAATATTAAGCGTATAACCCCACTTAGTCAAGGGGAAATAGTGCTTACAGCAAGGGGTACTTTTAAAGCTGCTGTATTTGAAAGTAGTGAACAGTTTGTTACATCTAATGCTATCTTTATATTAAATGTGGATAGTAAAATATGTAATAGTGATTATCTTGCTATATGGCTTAATAGTCCAGCATGTAAAAAGCAGCTTGATAAAGTAACACTTCTTTCTGCCACTACTCCAGTTTTACCAAGAACGGCATTAGATGATTTAGTAATTGATTTGCCTAGTATGGATAAGCAGGAAGAAATTACAAAACTTTATCGGCTGAATAGCAAACAATTTATATTGCAACAAGAAATTTATAATCTTAGAAAAATGCAGTTAGAAAATTTAATGAATGGAGCTTTGATATGA
- a CDS encoding protein-export chaperone SecB, with the protein MPKDINGALGFIHYGVDNINYQLNRDVIPHNISLSGENFKLARQVSINGNDGQLIIEVELFEKGNNKYPFYLSFIIYGIFTNKGLEAGQFQRAVEYNGTALLFPFIRSTVADITKIANNGTTLLLPTINVNALIEDSKK; encoded by the coding sequence ATGCCAAAAGATATTAATGGTGCATTAGGGTTCATACATTATGGTGTTGATAATATTAATTATCAATTAAATAGAGATGTAATACCACACAATATATCTTTAAGTGGTGAGAACTTTAAACTTGCACGCCAAGTTTCTATTAATGGCAATGATGGACAATTAATAATAGAAGTGGAACTTTTTGAAAAAGGAAATAATAAATATCCATTCTATCTATCGTTTATAATATATGGTATTTTTACTAACAAAGGTTTGGAAGCAGGACAATTTCAAAGGGCAGTAGAATATAATGGAACAGCTTTATTATTTCCATTTATCCGCTCCACTGTAGCTGATATAACCAAAATTGCAAATAATGGAACCACTTTACTATTACCAACAATCAATGTAAATGCACTTATTGAGGACAGTAAAAAGTAA
- a CDS encoding Ppx/GppA phosphatase family protein, which translates to MEHIQKTIAVIDIGSNSIRLQVARVIDKTYKVINDYKATVRIGDNVYKTGKFSNEAIDTLLQVLTNIKTMMDSDNVEVCRAVATASFREASNGQEVADFIKSKTGIDIEIISGIEEARLMYLAVSYYFQINDCNVLLVDMGGGSTEFSYAENSSLIFSESTPLGCSKLSYEYLQGDPPNDEQLKNLRAYLKDVFDEKLPKKGVTKLICSGGTINNISAIYNKRQNLSDASVKFVDTVFAKHFLNEIAGKKIEERLKISGVEPTRADIILSATLLVNMLLKRYNLEGFYTLSGGLRAGLTIDVMNKMGIELIFQGGNTDVTYARLVETGKKYYFDDAHAEQVTRLAKILFEKLQKILDLKDEDYRLLEAASMLHDIGQHISYSKHHKHSYYLITNTELPGFSDSEIAIIANIARYHRRSVPKLSHENYLKLSNNARHKVSKLASILRLADGLDRTHSQAVKDINVDIKDEKIIISLEIDKNSNIEMEKAGFDKKKDLLEKITDRTVELI; encoded by the coding sequence ATGGAACATATACAAAAGACTATTGCTGTTATAGATATAGGCAGTAACTCTATCAGGCTGCAGGTTGCCCGTGTAATAGACAAGACTTATAAAGTAATAAATGATTATAAAGCCACTGTCCGCATAGGAGACAATGTATATAAAACTGGTAAATTTTCAAATGAAGCCATAGATACTCTTTTGCAGGTGCTTACAAACATTAAAACTATGATGGATAGTGATAATGTGGAAGTGTGCCGAGCTGTTGCAACTGCATCTTTCCGTGAAGCATCTAATGGGCAGGAAGTTGCAGATTTTATAAAATCTAAAACTGGTATAGATATAGAAATTATTTCAGGTATAGAAGAAGCCCGTCTTATGTATCTTGCTGTATCATATTATTTTCAAATAAATGACTGCAATGTTTTGCTTGTGGATATGGGCGGCGGCAGCACTGAATTCAGCTATGCAGAAAACAGCAGCCTTATTTTTTCAGAAAGCACCCCCCTTGGCTGTTCTAAATTAAGTTATGAATATTTGCAGGGTGACCCGCCAAATGATGAGCAGCTAAAAAATCTGCGTGCTTATCTAAAGGATGTGTTTGATGAAAAACTGCCAAAAAAAGGTGTTACAAAGCTAATATGTTCTGGCGGCACAATAAACAATATTTCAGCCATATATAACAAGCGTCAAAATCTTTCAGATGCTTCTGTTAAGTTTGTAGATACTGTTTTTGCAAAACATTTTTTAAACGAGATAGCAGGCAAGAAGATAGAAGAACGGCTTAAAATCTCTGGAGTAGAGCCAACTCGTGCAGATATTATATTAAGTGCCACTCTGCTTGTAAATATGCTTTTAAAACGGTATAATTTAGAAGGGTTTTACACTCTTTCTGGGGGTTTGCGTGCAGGACTTACAATAGATGTAATGAATAAAATGGGTATAGAGCTTATTTTTCAGGGCGGCAATACTGATGTAACTTATGCAAGGCTTGTAGAAACTGGTAAAAAGTATTATTTTGATGATGCTCATGCAGAGCAGGTTACAAGGCTTGCAAAAATACTTTTTGAAAAACTGCAGAAAATTTTAGATTTAAAAGATGAAGATTACAGGCTTTTAGAAGCTGCTTCAATGCTTCATGATATAGGGCAGCATATATCATATTCAAAGCACCATAAACATTCATATTATCTTATCACAAATACAGAGCTTCCCGGTTTTTCAGACAGTGAGATAGCCATAATAGCTAATATTGCAAGGTATCACAGAAGGTCTGTGCCAAAACTAAGCCATGAAAATTATTTAAAACTATCTAATAATGCACGACATAAAGTTTCTAAACTTGCTTCTATTTTAAGGCTGGCTGACGGGCTTGACAGGACTCACTCTCAGGCAGTAAAAGATATAAATGTAGATATAAAGGATGAAAAAATAATAATATCATTAGAAATAGATAAAAACAGCAATATAGAAATGGAAAAAGCAGGTTTTGATAAAAAGAAAGATTTGCTTGAAAAAATAACAGACAGGACTGTGGAGCTGATATAG
- the ppk1 gene encoding polyphosphate kinase 1, with protein MDTNKKEYYIGRELSWLAFNERVLSEAQDIHNPLMEKLKFTAIFASNMDEFFMVRVAGLIEQISAGYKKTDIAGYTPEEQLVAVSKETRRLIEKQQSIFRELVSELEKYNVYFNPVLNNEYDEDTENIFIDAVMSVVSPVTLDPAHPFPFIYNKRMSLIAALEKQGREYFSLIMLPENIRRYFAVHKGNKKIIWTVEEIIKKHIQKLFRGYNVKTVNVFRVTRNTDIEMRSEEMADIILSMKDFLSRRVKGAVTRVEIEADTPAYIVEFLQKMVNFKDMDTQYIQGVIDLTFLFSLSSIMPNMQFPVHKSFSVSDLPENSEIFNRIKEKDIFFFRPYYSFSTVSKLIAAAAEDNDVLAIKMTLYRTNRDSSILASLVKAAKSGKQVSVVVELKARFDEERNIDWAKNLEDAGCIVTYGIAGLKIHAKCLLIVRREYESIKRYTHIATGNYNENTAALYTDVDLITSDDSIGRDAAQLFNYLMAYTEEQQWKALSVAPFNLRENLYKLFDNEIKQAKEGRKAHIVMKMNSLIDKDMIDKMYEASNAGVRIDLIVRGICGLKAGCKGFSSNIKVRSIIGRLLEHSRIFYFENAGNPRYFIASADMMPRNLNRRVELMAEINDEDFKNALGKFLDITLKDNMKAWQLTGDTFIKIKKTDDEEAVNSQEYFMNNRLI; from the coding sequence ATGGATACAAATAAAAAAGAATACTATATAGGCAGAGAATTAAGCTGGCTTGCATTTAATGAAAGAGTGCTTTCAGAAGCTCAGGATATTCATAATCCTTTGATGGAAAAGTTAAAGTTTACTGCAATATTTGCATCAAATATGGATGAATTTTTTATGGTGCGTGTTGCAGGTCTTATTGAACAGATTAGTGCAGGTTATAAAAAAACAGATATAGCAGGCTACACTCCAGAAGAACAGCTTGTGGCAGTATCAAAAGAAACAAGACGGTTGATAGAAAAACAGCAGTCAATATTCAGAGAGCTTGTATCTGAGCTTGAAAAATATAATGTATATTTTAATCCAGTATTAAATAATGAATATGATGAAGATACTGAAAATATTTTTATTGATGCAGTAATGAGTGTTGTAAGCCCTGTAACACTTGACCCAGCACATCCATTTCCATTTATCTATAACAAGCGTATGAGTCTTATTGCAGCACTTGAAAAGCAGGGCAGGGAATATTTTTCGCTTATTATGCTGCCGGAAAATATAAGAAGATATTTTGCAGTTCATAAAGGAAATAAAAAGATAATCTGGACAGTAGAAGAAATTATTAAAAAACATATCCAGAAGCTTTTCCGCGGTTATAATGTTAAGACAGTGAATGTTTTCAGAGTAACAAGAAATACAGATATTGAAATGCGGTCAGAAGAAATGGCAGATATTATATTATCTATGAAAGATTTTCTTTCCCGCAGGGTAAAAGGTGCTGTTACAAGAGTTGAGATAGAAGCAGATACACCAGCATATATTGTGGAATTTCTGCAAAAAATGGTAAACTTTAAGGATATGGATACCCAGTATATACAGGGTGTTATAGATTTAACATTTTTATTCAGCCTTTCATCTATCATGCCAAATATGCAGTTTCCAGTGCATAAAAGTTTTTCAGTATCAGATTTGCCAGAAAATAGTGAAATATTTAACAGAATAAAAGAAAAGGATATATTTTTCTTTCGTCCTTATTATTCATTTTCTACAGTATCAAAACTTATTGCGGCAGCGGCAGAAGATAATGATGTGCTTGCAATTAAAATGACACTGTATAGAACAAATAGAGATTCTTCTATATTAGCCTCACTTGTAAAGGCTGCAAAAAGCGGCAAACAGGTAAGTGTAGTGGTGGAATTAAAAGCAAGGTTTGATGAAGAGAGAAATATTGACTGGGCTAAAAATTTAGAAGATGCCGGCTGTATAGTAACATATGGTATAGCAGGGCTTAAAATTCATGCAAAATGCCTTTTGATTGTCCGCAGGGAGTATGAAAGTATTAAGCGGTATACTCATATTGCAACTGGTAACTATAATGAAAATACTGCCGCACTTTATACTGATGTGGATTTAATTACATCAGATGACAGCATAGGCAGAGATGCGGCACAGCTTTTTAATTATTTAATGGCTTATACAGAAGAACAGCAGTGGAAAGCATTAAGTGTTGCTCCATTTAATTTAAGGGAAAACCTGTATAAATTGTTTGATAATGAAATAAAACAGGCAAAAGAAGGCAGAAAAGCACATATAGTTATGAAAATGAACTCTTTAATAGATAAAGATATGATAGATAAAATGTATGAAGCATCAAATGCAGGTGTCCGTATAGATTTAATTGTTCGCGGAATATGCGGTTTAAAGGCAGGCTGTAAAGGTTTCAGCAGTAATATAAAAGTGAGAAGCATCATTGGCAGGCTTTTAGAACATTCCAGAATATTTTATTTTGAAAATGCAGGAAACCCAAGGTATTTTATAGCCTCAGCCGATATGATGCCAAGAAATTTAAACAGGCGTGTAGAGCTTATGGCAGAAATAAATGATGAAGATTTTAAAAATGCCTTAGGTAAGTTTTTAGATATAACATTAAAAGATAATATGAAAGCATGGCAGCTTACAGGTGATACTTTTATAAAAATTAAAAAAACTGATGATGAAGAGGCAGTTAATTCTCAGGAATATTTTATGAATAACAGGCTTATTTAA
- a CDS encoding SoxR reducing system RseC family protein codes for MLKNNSQNCQKVISAKVYSCDNKNNVTLLIDAGCESCTSSCIMSTASKKITLYTEKKYNTGDTVSLIIDEKYMLKISMLLFGLPLIIMFAVSAIIDTVFHKDTLTAFSAVLSLVISWLILKYISKNINKSPVRIIN; via the coding sequence ATGTTGAAAAATAATTCACAAAACTGCCAGAAAGTTATCTCTGCAAAAGTATATTCCTGTGATAATAAAAATAATGTTACACTTCTGATTGATGCAGGCTGTGAAAGCTGCACTTCATCATGTATAATGTCTACAGCTTCTAAAAAAATAACACTTTATACTGAAAAGAAATATAATACTGGCGATACTGTTTCTTTGATAATAGATGAAAAATATATGCTGAAAATATCAATGCTGCTTTTTGGTCTGCCGCTTATAATAATGTTTGCTGTATCTGCCATTATTGATACAGTTTTCCATAAAGACACATTAACTGCCTTTTCTGCTGTTTTATCATTAGTAATATCATGGCTTATTTTAAAATATATATCAAAAAATATTAATAAAAGCCCTGTTAGAATAATCAATTAG
- a CDS encoding ferrous iron transport protein A has translation MKLSDAVANNTYIISSLSCDNHSDTLRISALGFIPGSKIKLLQSSPYKICVIGSGKIAISDNMADMINVEK, from the coding sequence ATGAAATTAAGCGATGCTGTTGCAAATAATACATATATAATATCATCTTTAAGCTGTGATAACCATAGTGATACTCTCCGCATCTCTGCTCTTGGGTTTATTCCGGGCAGTAAAATAAAACTTCTGCAAAGCTCGCCTTATAAAATATGTGTGATAGGTTCAGGAAAAATAGCAATTAGTGACAATATGGCTGATATGATAAATGTTGAAAAATAA
- the mdh gene encoding malate dehydrogenase: MEFKRPKIALIGGGQIGGVMAQIIAKRELGDVVMLDIVENLPQGKTLDISEASKTDHFDVSVTGTNDYKDIEGAGVVIVTSGVPRKPGMSRDDLLGINSGIIKTVGENIKKHAPDAYVIIISNPLDAMVTLMRQVTGFPANRVLGQAGVLDSSRFASFIAWELGISVKDVSALVLGGHGDTMVPLIRYANVAGIPALELFERKYGSKEKAKEVMDKIVERTAKAGGEVVALLKTGSAFYSPAASAIEMAEAIIKDQKRVLAVCAYLDGEYGVNGYYVGVPAVLGGKGVEKIIELTLNDEEQALFDNSVNAVKTLIEDMKKLNLL; encoded by the coding sequence ATGGAATTTAAAAGACCTAAAATCGCTCTTATTGGCGGTGGACAAATCGGCGGAGTAATGGCTCAAATTATTGCTAAAAGGGAGCTTGGCGATGTTGTTATGCTTGACATCGTTGAAAACTTACCACAAGGTAAAACATTAGATATTTCTGAGGCTTCTAAAACTGACCATTTTGATGTTTCTGTTACTGGTACAAATGATTATAAAGATATTGAAGGTGCAGGTGTTGTTATTGTTACATCAGGTGTGCCAAGAAAACCTGGTATGAGCCGTGACGACCTTTTAGGCATAAACTCAGGCATTATTAAAACTGTTGGTGAAAATATTAAAAAACATGCACCAGATGCTTATGTTATTATTATTTCAAACCCACTTGATGCAATGGTTACTCTTATGCGTCAAGTTACAGGTTTTCCTGCAAATAGAGTTTTAGGGCAGGCTGGTGTTCTTGATTCTTCTCGTTTTGCTTCTTTTATTGCATGGGAATTAGGTATTTCTGTTAAAGATGTAAGTGCATTAGTTTTAGGCGGCCACGGCGATACTATGGTTCCACTTATCAGATATGCAAATGTTGCTGGTATCCCTGCTCTTGAACTTTTTGAACGCAAATACGGCAGCAAAGAAAAAGCTAAAGAAGTTATGGATAAAATAGTTGAAAGAACAGCAAAAGCAGGCGGCGAAGTTGTTGCATTATTAAAAACAGGCTCTGCTTTCTATTCCCCTGCTGCTTCAGCTATTGAAATGGCAGAAGCTATTATTAAAGACCAAAAAAGAGTTTTAGCAGTTTGTGCATACCTTGACGGCGAATATGGCGTTAATGGATACTATGTAGGTGTTCCTGCAGTTCTTGGTGGAAAAGGTGTAGAAAAAATTATTGAATTGACTTTAAATGATGAAGAACAGGCTCTTTTTGATAACTCTGTTAATGCTGTTAAAACATTAATAGAAGATATGAAAAAATTAAACCTTTTATAA
- a CDS encoding fumarate hydratase, translating into MELKTQILEMIRLSSTNLSADVEKAIIDAAAKEDEGSPAKNALNTIVENIKLARQQSTPICQDTGALIFYVDYKAGGEEKVYIDAIGEAVKVATAKQYLRPNAVDPVTGKNSGNNTGTNAPYIHFHQWDKDYTRIRFMQKGGGCENCGTQYRLPDITLGAGRDLKGVRKCIIDAIYNAQGQGCAPGIIGVGIGGDRALSHILAKEQLFRKMGERNIDPEIAALEENVLKDINKLGIGPMGFGGKTTALEVFIGYQHRHPATFYVSIAYMCWANRRKMMTIKDGEVTYA; encoded by the coding sequence ATGGAGCTGAAAACACAGATTTTAGAAATGATTCGCTTGTCGTCAACAAATCTTTCTGCAGATGTAGAAAAAGCAATAATTGATGCTGCTGCAAAAGAAGATGAGGGCAGCCCTGCAAAAAATGCTTTGAATACTATTGTTGAAAATATAAAGCTTGCAAGGCAGCAGTCTACACCAATATGTCAGGATACTGGTGCATTAATATTTTATGTAGACTATAAAGCTGGTGGAGAAGAAAAAGTATATATTGATGCAATTGGAGAAGCTGTGAAAGTTGCTACTGCAAAACAATATCTTCGTCCAAATGCTGTGGACCCTGTTACAGGAAAAAATAGTGGTAATAATACTGGGACAAATGCTCCATATATCCACTTTCATCAGTGGGATAAAGACTATACCCGCATACGCTTTATGCAGAAAGGCGGCGGCTGCGAAAACTGCGGCACACAATACAGACTTCCAGACATTACTCTTGGAGCAGGCAGAGATTTAAAAGGTGTAAGAAAGTGCATTATTGATGCAATTTATAATGCACAAGGTCAAGGCTGTGCACCTGGTATTATTGGTGTTGGTATAGGCGGAGATAGAGCATTATCACATATTCTTGCAAAAGAGCAGCTTTTTAGAAAAATGGGTGAAAGGAATATTGACCCTGAAATTGCAGCATTAGAAGAAAATGTATTAAAAGATATAAATAAATTAGGCATAGGTCCTATGGGTTTTGGCGGTAAAACTACAGCACTTGAAGTGTTTATTGGCTATCAGCACCGTCATCCTGCTACATTCTATGTTTCTATTGCTTATATGTGCTGGGCAAACAGAAGAAAAATGATGACTATTAAAGACGGCGAGGTGACTTATGCTTAA
- a CDS encoding FumA C-terminus/TtdB family hydratase beta subunit, producing MLKITTPISEETIKSFKVGDSVLLSGRIVTARDAAHKLMVEERPDFIREYLKDAVIYHCGPVVKQDAKGEWSFVSAGPTTSSREEPYQSTVIGEYGVRAVIGKGGMGPKTLAGLKEHGAVYLHAIGGSGSLTASRVKKVEKVFMMEEFGTPEAFWVVDVEDFPVIVTMDAHGNSLHAKILEESGKVYKELLGK from the coding sequence ATGCTTAAAATTACTACACCAATATCAGAAGAAACTATAAAATCATTCAAAGTAGGTGATTCTGTATTACTTTCAGGCAGAATAGTTACAGCAAGAGATGCTGCTCATAAATTAATGGTGGAAGAAAGACCTGATTTTATAAGAGAATATCTAAAAGATGCAGTAATTTATCACTGTGGTCCAGTTGTTAAGCAGGATGCAAAAGGCGAATGGTCTTTTGTATCAGCAGGTCCAACAACTTCATCTAGGGAAGAGCCATACCAAAGCACTGTTATAGGCGAATATGGAGTTCGTGCAGTAATAGGAAAAGGTGGTATGGGTCCTAAAACTCTTGCAGGTTTGAAAGAGCATGGTGCAGTATATCTGCATGCAATAGGTGGTTCAGGCTCTTTAACAGCTTCAAGAGTTAAAAAAGTGGAAAAAGTTTTCATGATGGAAGAATTTGGCACACCTGAGGCTTTTTGGGTGGTTGATGTGGAAGATTTTCCGGTAATTGTTACAATGGATGCTCATGGCAACAGTCTTCATGCAAAAATATTAGAAGAAAGCGGCAAAGTTTATAAAGAGCTGCTTGGCAAATAA
- a CDS encoding DNA alkylation repair protein produces the protein MNLDEIKLKMQQAQDRANAEHFAKTSPDVKNITGVRIPYMRKLAKEIAKGDTKYFLDNYNIETHEEFLLKGIVILSSKFSLEEKFAYLEKYVPEIYDWSGCDVLVSTLKCKDDELHLVYDFIMKYRYSKNEYETRFMIVMLFNFLREDYLDKIKEILETENFDKYYTQMAAAWLISVMFIKYRDYTLSYLNNNSLDDFTYNKALQKIRESNRASKEDKELVKKMKRK, from the coding sequence ATGAATTTAGATGAAATAAAATTAAAAATGCAGCAGGCTCAAGACAGGGCTAATGCTGAACATTTTGCAAAAACATCACCTGATGTGAAAAATATAACAGGTGTCCGCATACCTTATATGAGAAAGCTGGCAAAAGAAATAGCAAAAGGCGATACAAAATATTTTCTTGATAATTATAATATAGAAACCCATGAAGAATTTCTGCTTAAAGGCATTGTAATATTGTCTTCTAAATTTTCACTGGAAGAAAAATTTGCTTATCTTGAAAAATATGTTCCTGAAATATATGACTGGTCAGGTTGTGATGTTTTAGTATCAACACTGAAATGTAAGGATGATGAGTTACATTTAGTCTATGATTTTATAATGAAATACAGATATTCTAAAAATGAATATGAAACAAGGTTTATGATAGTTATGCTTTTTAATTTTTTAAGGGAAGACTATCTGGATAAAATCAAAGAAATACTTGAAACAGAAAATTTTGACAAATATTATACTCAAATGGCTGCAGCATGGCTTATATCTGTTATGTTTATAAAATACAGAGATTATACATTATCATATCTTAATAATAACAGTCTTGATGATTTTACATATAACAAGGCACTTCAAAAAATTAGAGAATCAAACAGGGCATCAAAAGAAGATAAAGAGCTTGTAAAGAAAATGAAGCGAAAATAA